A genomic region of Scomber japonicus isolate fScoJap1 chromosome 5, fScoJap1.pri, whole genome shotgun sequence contains the following coding sequences:
- the gcnt3 gene encoding beta-1,3-galactosyl-O-glycosyl-glycoprotein beta-1,6-N-acetylglucosaminyltransferase 3: protein MGMFLFFVFWENDSNRLESLPEIKIPQQYQVDLPGCSAIITGDIQGKEGKFEALLASKKRQSLSEDFHLNVTKDCQAYIEKRGFITVPLSKEERDFPIAYSMVIHEKIEMFERLLRAIYAPQNIYCVHMDQKSTKEFQKAVEAIVSCLPNVFVASKLERVVYASWSRVQADLNCMKDLLGSHIQWRYLLNTCGTDFPIKTNWEIVQTLKFLNGRNSLESEVTNDYKKRRWQKSPPPIPSPMFSGNAYFVVTRAFVKHVMQNREIQKFKEWEEDTYSPDEHFWATLQRMPSVPGSTPANDKYDMSDMRALARVVKWSYLAGDVNNGAPYYPCTGVYRRAICVYGAGDLQWLLRQHHIFANKFDPEVDDIAIRCLESVLYLKALGHEPLLTEQYSNDL from the exons ATGGgtatgttccttttttttgtcttctggGAGAATGACTCAAACAGGTTAGAATCACTACCTGAAATCAAAATACCACAGCAATACCAAGTTGACCTACCTGGCTGCTCAGCTATCATCACTGGTGACATACAGGGCAAGGAAGGCAAATTTGAAGCGCTTCTTGCATCCAAGAAGAGACAGAGTTTATCTGAGGATTTCCACCTTAATGTGACAAAGGACTGTCAAGCTTACATTGAGAAGAGAGGTTTCATCACAGTGCCTCTCAgtaaggaggagagagactTTCCTATTGCCTACTCCATGGTGATCCATGAGAAGATTGAGATGTTTGAGCGTCTCCTACGAGCTATCTACGCTCCTCAGAACATCTACTGTGTGCATATGGACCAGAAATCCACAAAGGAATTTCAGAAGGCTGTAGAAGCAATTGTGTCCTGCTTACCTAATGTGTTTGTGGCCAGTAAATTAGAAAGAGTGGTGTATGCCTCTTGGTCAAGGGTGCAGGCAGATCTGAACTGTATGAAAGATCTGTTGGGGTCACACATCCAGTGGAGATACCTGCTCAATACCTGTGGGACTGACTTCCCCATCAAAACCAATTGGGAGATAGTTCAGACTCTGAAGTTCCTTAATGGGAGAAACAGCTTGGAATCTGAGGTCACCAACGACTACAAGAAAAGACGCTGGCA GAAAAGCCCCCCTCCAATTCCGAGCCCTATGTTCTCAGGAAATGCCTACTTTGTGGTAACAAGGGCCTTTGTGAAACACGTTATGCAGAACAGAGAGATTCAGAAATTCAAGGAGTGGGAGGAGGACACATACAGCCCTGATGAGCACTTTTGGGCCACTTTACAGAGGATGCCCTCCGTTCCTGGATCCACGCCTGCTAATGACAAGTATGACATGTCAGACATGCGAGCCCTCGCTCGTGTGGTGAAGTGGAGCTATCTAGCAGGAGATGTGAACAATGGAGCCCCATACTATCCATGCACAGGGGTCTATAGAAGAGCAATTTGTGTGTATGGAGCTGGGGACCTCCAGTGGCTCCTGAGGCAACACCACATCTTTGCAAATAAGTTTGATCCAGAGGTAGATGACATTGCCATTAGATGTTTGGAGTCAGTTCTGTATCTTAAAGCTTTAGGCCATGAACCACTGCTAACAGAACAATATTCAAATGATTTGTAA